The Acidobacteriota bacterium DNA segment CGGTTTCAGAAATCCCCATCTCACCTGCCCAGGGCTGGCCGATGATTTCGCCACTTGGACCGTAAAGGTTGGGATCTTCCTGCACTTTTTTGGCTTTGGGTGCAGTTGCTTTGGGTGCTGGAGTTGGGGATGCCTTGGTTGGGGCGCCCGCTGGTGCCGGTCTGGCAGGGCCTGTTTGGCGCTGGCTGCTCAGATGGGCTGAGTATGGAAGCAGAAAACTACCGCAGCCAAAGATCAAAAGGATGGCTGCGGCAAGCCTGGTGGATCGTTTCATAATCGGAATTTCTCCAAAAGTAGGTCGGTTCCTCCCAGCACGGATTGAGGCAATTGGGTTGATACTGCTTACCTCAATGAACCTGAAAGCTGTGAGGCGAGAGTTTTTTCTTGTGGAAATGTATGGGGAACAAAAAGATGCGGGCTATTGTAGGGGGCGACGTGAAGCAAGGTAAAGGAAGATTGACCGAAGATTGGAAAAGTACGGCAAGTGGTCTGTTCTGTGCAGTCAGGTGGTGGATCAGCCTATTTGAAAGAGGTGGTGACACTGTTCTGGATTCATTTGCGCTGAATCAACCACAGCCCAAGAATCAACAATCCAGCCCCAAAAACTCGTGATCCGGTTAATTCAAAGCGGGGAAGCCCAATCCAACCAAAATGATCCAGCACCAGCGCCGCCAGTAACTGCCCGACAATCAACGACGTGGCGACTGATCCAGCCCCGATTTTCGGAATTGCCAGAATCGCGGACGTGACATAAATCGCCCCCAATATTCCGCCAATCAGCAACCACGAGGGCGCTTGGGTCAGCCCTCGCCAGTTCCCAGGTTGTCCAGTGGTATTTGATGCCAGAGAAATAATGACCAGGGCCGCTGTTCCAACGATAAAACTAATCAAGGAACTATAGAGCGGATTCACGACATAGGTTCGCAACTGGGCATTGATCGCCGCCTGCACCGTTACCAGGATTCCAGAACACAAAATCAGGCCAATCCAACCAGCTTTCACTGCAAGTTCTCACTTTCAAAACAAGAGTTAAGGGACTGTAAAAAATCAACTTCCCGTTTTCGTTTGGGAATCAGGCATTTGGATTGAGCATCCCGGAGGGCTGCAGTTCGGATAGCCGGTGGTTGCGAAGCTTTGTGAGCTACCACCGGGAACAGGTTCGTCCTCTCCTGTGCTCCCCCGCTTCGCCCGCGCCCCGCAGGGGCGCGGGCGAAGCGGGGGAGCAACAAGGGGTGGCCTTTGGATCCGGTGGTAGGCCCAAAGCGGCCAACCAACCGGCTATCCGAACCGCAACGCTTCGCGGTGCAAGACCAAAACCTGGACGTGGCAGAACCGCCCCAGGAACTTATTTTTTAACGCTCCCTAAGGGAAAACCAGCTATCATAGCCTGAAATGCCTGGGAGTACAGCCCAAAGTTTCAGAAGTCTTGCCCTGGTGGTGGGTGAATTGAACGCACGAATGCGGCTGTGATACTGTCGTGGTGCTTTCGATACAAACACATTCAGTCAACCCACAACAAATTTGGGACAAGTCAACAGACTCGGCCCTCAAGGGCCGGGCTTGAATCGTGTCGCCACGACGCCATCCTGACGGATGGCCGGTGTGGGGACATTACCTCAAGCTCCGGTTGACCAGACCCCCGTGCAAATCACGGGAAACGATTGGGAAGAATCGATAGGTACCTGCGGATGCCGCCTCAGTCCGCTGCGCTACGGTGACAGGTTAAACAGGCATGGGAGTCAGTGCCAGTGCCGGTCACGGCAAACCTTCCCAAATCCGGTCGAGAGGACGTCGAATCCGGTCGGCGGTCACAGTCAGACCGGTACGCATTACCCGACGCAAGTCGGTGCGTGACGTGAATCTTTCACGTCACATCTCAAGCGGGAGGAATTCGTTCTTCCCGCTTGAACACTCACACCCAAGCAGGAGTGGCGTTTTCTCCCGGCCCTCAAGGACCGGGTCTCCACGCCGAAAAGAGGATGAAACCCTGAACCCTGAACCCTGGTTCTTCAAAAAGGTGAGGTTTATGAACGATCCGAATGACGAAAAAAACACGACGGATCCGACTCCGGATTCTGTGGTCAAAGCCGAATCCCCGAAAAGCTCGGGCAGTGACGAACCCCGACGACCCTTTGATGAATTAACTTCATCGGTTCGGGAACTGGCCCAAAAGCTTCCGGATTCCATTGGCCGGATTCCTGGCTCAATCGGGGCCGCAATTCAAAGCGCGCTCTCTCCCCGCGATCAATCGGTGCTGGTTTATATCAATGACGATCTGTCAAAATCGCTGGATATGCTGGTGACGGCTGAGATTTTCGGCAGTCGCTCTGAAGCGGCTGAGTTTCTGATGAAGGAAGGGCTCAAAGCACAACATGAGCTCTTTGAGCGGATCCAGGACAAAGTACAGCAAATCGAACGACTGAAATCAGAACTGAAAACCATCGTGCCGCACTAAAGATTGCGCACCGGAATTCGGCGGGTGGTTGTCAAAATAGCGTTTGACGCTGAAAAAACGATTTGGTAGCGTACGGCTGCACAAAACACACTTGAAATATTCCCGATTAAAACGCAGTCCACTTCACACAACGGTCAAACCAGACCCCATGCGGGCAGGTCTGACCCTTTGCAAGCGGTTTGTTGTTGGAGGCAAGAGGAAAAATGTCTTACGAAGCACTTGGAATGATTGAAACCAAAGGGTTTATTGGCGCAG contains these protein-coding regions:
- a CDS encoding DMT family transporter; the protein is MKAGWIGLILCSGILVTVQAAINAQLRTYVVNPLYSSLISFIVGTAALVIISLASNTTGQPGNWRGLTQAPSWLLIGGILGAIYVTSAILAIPKIGAGSVATSLIVGQLLAALVLDHFGWIGLPRFELTGSRVFGAGLLILGLWLIQRK